GCGAGGACTTCGAGGTCGGGGAAGGCATGATCCCCGGCGCCCTGCACATCCCCATGGGCCAGCTGCAGGCACGCCTGTCCGAATTGGACCCTGCCGTCCCCGTCATAGTGGTCTGCCGGAGCGGCAACCGTTCAGCCCGCGTCGCCGATGCCCTTAACGGCGCCGGCTTCACCGCCGACACCATGGCCGGCGGCATGGTCGCCTGGACCCGCGCCGGCCTGCCCAGCACCTGACTCCTGCACCCCGCCAAGAACCGCCACAACAAAAAGCCCGAAAGGACACGAAAGACCATGGCTACCATCGACGTCACGGAGCAGAGCTTCGCTGAGATCCCTGATGGCCTTCAAGGACAGGACACTCGTCTTCTCCCAGCCGGGAGCCCTCAACGCCACCGGCCTCGAAGAAGTCATCCAGGAAGCAAGGAAGCCGGGCATGGACAAGCTTCGCGCGGATGCAGCCCAACAGCCAGCCTGAGGCACGGACCGCGGCGCCACCGTGGCGCACCATGCTCGCCGAACGCGGATACAG
The Arthrobacter sp. PGP41 genome window above contains:
- a CDS encoding rhodanese-like domain-containing protein codes for the protein MAEITVTDAEQRLSTARILDVREDFEVGEGMIPGALHIPMGQLQARLSELDPAVPVIVVCRSGNRSARVADALNGAGFTADTMAGGMVAWTRAGLPST